A stretch of Coccidioides posadasii str. Silveira chromosome 2, complete sequence DNA encodes these proteins:
- a CDS encoding uncharacterized protein (EggNog:ENOG410PKY2~COG:S~BUSCO:3550at33183) — translation MAEADPPAPSLRKGKSSSSLKTVIQEQSAAAESPIARAEVPSMPSREPISDNSSHPDLSPQSPTLTVRHAETEKLRPKTALPRTSFSRARASLDGRSIASLKFTPRIPSIMVNDAPPRPSSRMSERSVRWGGRRAQKKPEVPTVPPLPAVEPFRGIRLDIPSGSLEDLTTATMEALQSSTPDQAPNKQAPPEQTPEGSANTTEAKLTVNGSTRSSSTRRIRSANSLRCRPSVTSSRPISADEEILSHKVRLMYEMGDADIDDSEIGQLLNEDQDVLWEEPSSLEDNGDRVSATDNNLLTEPVNAPKSGSRRGSMIQREETELAGGIEDWNNVRNEDVDRYGFIIPRWDTGDGSEPNPPQPLQRVSTSLMLASASPRRKRTLRRTPTATASIRSFSGRSPSRKSTDQPNRPTSSQSSYHPNLTRTASRFRYATNKLPHNKDRKLMDEASDMLTLPASVEREMAHDDTPYARAMKKKEWEREDKWRKMAKLTSKDRDGSGMTFEFDTTSPKLIERTWKGIPDSWRATAWHAFLTASAKKRKDSPTDEELIRRFNELQDEPSPDDLQIDIDVPRTISSHIMFRRRYRGGQRLLFRVLHAMSLYFPETGYVQGMASLVATLLAYYDEENAFVMLVRLWQLRGLERLYRSGFAGLMEALGNFEKEWLDGGEVAEKLTELGIPPTAYGTRWYLTLFNYSIPFPAQLRVWDVFMLLGDSGEGALSRPATSSHSKGGSIGSQQPQADIAAPFGRSLDVLHATSAALIDGMRDIILESDFENAMKVLTSWIPIKDVELFMRVAKAEWKVHYRKKA, via the exons ATGGCTGAAGCGGATCCCCCCGCACCGAGCCTGCGGAAGGGCAAGTCCAGTTCGAGCCTCAAGACTGTCATACAAGAACAGTCCGCTGCAGCTGAATCGCCCATTGCCAGAGCCGAAGTGCCCTCAATGCCTTCTAGAGAACCAATCTCCGATAACTCAAGTCACCCGGATCTCTCCCCGCAATCCCCAACGTTGACGGTCCGTCACGCCGAAACTGAGAAGCTGAGGCCGAAGACAGCCCTCCCACGGACAAGTTTTAGCAGGGCCAGGGCGTCGCTCGACGGTCGCTCCATAGCCAGCCTGAAATTCACCCCGCGAATTCCGAGCATAATGGTAAACGACGCCCCTCCCCGTCCTAGTTCGAGGATGTCAGAGCGCAGTGTGCGGTGGGGCGGTCGGAGGGCGCAGAAGAAACCTGAAGTCCCGACGGTGCCACCGCTTCCCGCTGTCGAGCCGTTCCGTGGAATAAGGCTGGATATACCGTCTGGCTCGTTGGAAGACCTTACCACTGCCACTATGGAAGCTTTGCAGTCGTCAACTCCAGACCAAGCTCCCAACAAGCAGGCGCCGCCAGAACAGACTCCGGAAGGTTCCGCCAATACCACGGAGGCGAAACTCACCGTCAATGGCTCGACCCGTTCTTCAAGCACAAGGCGCATTAGATCGGCAAATTCCTTGCGTTGTAGGCCAAGTGTTACTTCGAGTCGGCCTATCTCCGCCGATGAGGAGATACTGTCTCACAAAGTTAGATTGATGTACGAAATGGGTGATGCAGATATTGATGATTCCGAAATTGGACAGCTGTTGAATGAGGATCAAGATGTTCTGTGGGAAGAGCCATCATCTCTGGAGGACAACGGGGATCGAGTATCTGCTACCGATAATAATTTACTCACTGAACCGGTAAACGCTCCGAAGAGCGGATCCCGGCGGGGTAGTATGATCCAGCGAGAAGAGACTGAATTAGCGGGGGGCATAGAGGACTGGAATAACGTTAGGAATGAGGATGTAGACAGATATGGGTTTATCATCCCGCGCTGGGACACCGGAGACGGCTCGGAGCCGAATCCACCCCAGCCGCTTCAACGCGTGTCGACGAGTCTGATGCTTGCTTCTGCTTCCCCGCGTAGAAAGCGGACATTACGAAGGACTCCCACGGCGACTGCCAGCATCAGGTCGTTCTCCGGTCGCTCTCCTTCACGAAAGTCGACCGACCAACCCAACCGCCCAACCTCTTCTCAGAGTTCTTACCACCCAAATCTAACCAGGACTGCTTCCAGGTTTCGATATGCTACTAATAAACTGCCGCATAACAAGGATCGAAAGCTGATGGATGAAGCCAGCGATATGTTGACGCTTCCGGCATCAGTGGAGAGAGAGATGGCCCACGACGACACTCCCTATGCTCGCGctatgaagaagaaagaatgGGAACGGGAGGACAAGTGGAGGAAAATGGCCAAGCTCACGTCGAAGGACAGGGACGGTTCTGGGATGACCTTTGAATTCGATACCACCAGCCCCAAACTCATTGAACGGACCTGGAAGGGTATTCCCGATAGCTGGAGAGCGACAGCATGGCATGCATTCCTCACAGCTAGTGCCAAGAAGCGGAAAGACAGCCCGACGGATGAGGAACTCATTCGCCGCTTCAATGAGCTACAGGACGAGCCGTCGCCTGATGACCTCCAGATCGATATTGACGTCCCGCGCACGATAAGTAGCCACATCATGTTCCGTCGACGTTATAGGGGTGGCCAAAGGCTATTGTTCCGCGTTCTTCATGCTATGTCGCTCTATTTCCCTGAGACTGGCTATGTTCAGGGAATGGCGTCTCTGGTTGCCACCCTACTTGCATACTACGACGAGGAGAATGCATTCGTGATGCTAGTTAGGCTTTGGCAACTTAGGGGTCTGGAACGTCTGTATCGTTCTGGATTTGCCGGGTTGATGGAAGCACTCGGAAATTTCGAAAAGGAGTGGCTGGACGGAGGGGAAGTTGCGGAAAAATTG ACCGAACTCGGCATCCCCCCTACGGCGTATGGAACTCGCTGGTATTTAACATTGTTTAATTACTCTATACCATTTCCCGCCCAGCTTCGCGTCTGGGATGTCTTCATGCTTCTTGGGGACTCTGGTGAAGGGGCCCTTTCAAGGCCAGCCACTAGTTCTCACTCTAAAGGCGGCTCGATCGGTAGCCAGCAGCCACAGGCAGACATCGCAGCCCCTTTCGGGCGCAGCCTCGACGTTTTGCATGCTACATCCGCGGCTCTAATTGACGGCATGCGGGATATCATTCTAGAGTCTGACTTTGAGAATGCGATGAAAGTCCTGACAAGTTGGATTCCAATTAAGGACGTCGAGCTGTTTATGCGTGTAGCAAAGGCAGAGTGGAAAGTGCACTATCGAAAGAAGGCTTAA
- a CDS encoding uncharacterized protein (EggNog:ENOG410PKFI~COG:E,H~TransMembrane:1 (o422-440i)), with product MTKESQIPVGEYLFRRLHQLGLRHILGVPGDFNLNLLDHIYNVPDMRWVGTCNELNAAYAADGYARTRGIPGAVITTYGVGELSAINGIAGAYSEYVPVIHIVGNTSRDMQRNHVKIHHTLWMDEWDHTTYQKMSEPVRKDSAFLTDPATAPEQIDRVIETCVKTRLPVYLFVPIDVPDLMTDSSRLSIPLDLEVRNEGREAHEDEVVSEIVRAIDQASSPGVLIDVLVQRHVLVGDAKELIEQINAPFYITPMGKSIVNESDPRFAGLYGGIVSNPSSAQSQIEGHDIILHVGPFPVSANTGGFSTNLPGDKVIKLHPSYCSVGNRVWDGLDFRPVVKKLVQRLNKQPLTRKASSVPKCQPYKETAHVDDSCVDGLDHKRFWDRLSRYIQPNDFVIAEVGTSQFGSLDLKLPDNCQYFSQLYYSCIGFTVPALLGVLLARKETGAEGRVILLVGDGSLQMTVQEFGTIIREGLKPTIFVVNNAGYSIERLIHGPMQQYNDISTQWDYQKMLSFFGAPNAPTYVAKTYAELGKVLNDEAFKKGDRIQLLEVFFDMLDSPWNLTALLDLKEKRLRAAAAAAAAANGN from the exons ATGACGAAAGAAAGCCAGATTCCCGTCGGGGAGTATCTATTCCGTCGTCTGCACCAGCTCGGTCTCCGCCACATCCTCGGTGTTCCCGGAGACTTCAATCTCAATCTCCTTGACCACATCTACAATGTCCCTGACATGCGATGGGTGGGCACCTGCAACGAACTCAACGCCGCCTATGCCGCCGACGGCTACGCACGCACACGCGGCATACCGGGAGCCGTCATAACAACCTATGGTGTTGGAGAGCTCAGCGCGATCAACGGTATCGCCGGAGCGTATAGCGAATATGTCCCTGTCATCCACATCGTTGGCAACACCTCCCGCGATATGCAGCGTAACCACGTCAAGATACATCATACTTTGTGGATGGATGAATGGGATCATACCACTTATCAGAAGATGAGTGAGCCCGTACGAAAGGACTCTGCATTCCTCACGGACCCGGCCACCGCCCCCGAGCAGATCGATCGCGTGATAGAGACCTGTGTCAAGACCCGCCTGCCTGTCTATCTCTTCGTCCCCATCGATGTTCCCGACCTCATGACCGATTCCTCCCGATTGTCCATTCCTCTTGACTTGGAAGTTCGCAACGAGGGAAGGGAAGCACATGAAGATGAGGTTGTCTCTGAGATTGTCCGCGCGATCGACCAGGCTTCCAGCCCCGGTGTGCTCATAGATGTGTTGGTACAACGTCATGTGTTGGTCGGTGACGCCAAGGAGTTGATTGAACAGATTAATGCTCCA TTTTATATCACTCCTATGGGCAAGTCGATTGTAAATGAATCCGACCCTCGCTTCGCCGGATTGTATGGCGGTATAGTCTCCAATCCATCGAGCGCACAATCGCAGATAGAGGGACACGATATCATATTACACGTTGGACCTTTCCCCGTCTCGGCAAACACCGGCGGATTCTCCACTAATCTCCCAGGCGATAAAGTAATCAAACTACACCCAAGTTATTGCTCTGTTGGGAACAGAGTGTGGGATGGCCTTGACTTTAGACCAGTGGTTAAGAAGCTGGTCCAGCGACTCAACAAACAGCCGTTGACGCGCAAGGCCAGCTCGGTCCCCAAATGCCAGCCGTATAAAGAA ACCGCACACGTTGATGATTCCTGCGTTGATGGCCTTGACCACAAGCGATTTTGGGATCGACTAAGCAGATATATCCAGCCCAATGACTTTGTGATTGCGGAAGTTGGAACGTCGCAGTTTGGATCTTTGGATTTGAAATTGCCAGATAACTGTCAGTATTTCAGCCAACTGTACTACAGCTGCATCGGTTTCACGGTTCCGGCTCTCCTCGGAGTGCTGCTGGCCCGGAAAGAAACGGGCGCCGAGGGACGTGTCATTCTGCTCGTGGGTGACGGCAGTCTGCAGATGACGGTGCAGGAATTTGGAACGATCATACGGGAGGGGCTGAAGCCGACCATCTTTGTGGTCAACAACGCGGGATACTCGATCGAGCGTCTCATCCACGGTCCCATGCAGCAGTATAACGATATTTCGACGCAATGGGACTACCAGAAGATGCTGTCGTTCTTCGGAGCTCCGAATGCTCCCACCTACGTGGCCAAGACCTACGCGGAGCTTGGCAAGGTTCTGAACGACGAGGCGTTCAAGAAGGGCGACCGGATCCAACTGCTGGAGGTTTTCTTTGACATGCTTGACTCGCCCTGGAACCTGACTGCTTTGTTGGACCTGAAGGAGAAGAGATTGCGCGCAGCAGCTGCGGCTGCGGCTGCAGCAAACGGGAACTGA
- a CDS encoding uncharacterized protein (EggNog:ENOG410PHCR~COG:S~BUSCO:8054at33183) produces MAFLFSRNKSRQPAEIAKTLKDLLARLWQAPGSPKIEEDLAKHLAQIKLMVQGTQEVDSLPDQVHQLIQAFILDDLLYELARSIQHLPFEARKDTQTIFSHLLRFRPPNITSTDPPVISYIVNKRPEILIQLCHGYENSRSSTPCGTILREALKFEVVTGIVLYDQSKDEEPAIRLNEVQPGTVQTGAGVFWNFFHWINESSFEVSADAFTTFREILTRHKALVAGYLATNFDLFFSTYNNVLVLSDSYVTKRQSIKLLGELLLDRANYGVMTTYVDSGEHLKLCMNLLKDDRKMVQYEGFHIFKVFVANPNKSVAVQRILINNRDRLLKFLPKFLEDRTDDDQFTDEKSFLVRQIEILPPEPVAPR; encoded by the exons ATGGCGTTCCTATTCAGCCGCAACAAGTCTCGGCAACCCGCAGAGATTGCGAAGACATTGAAGGACCTGCTGGCACGCTTGTGGCAGGCACCCGGGTCCCCCAAG ATCGAGGAAGATTTAGCAAAACATTTGGCACAGATAAAGTTGATGGTCCAGGGAACACAGG AAGTTGATAGCCTTCCAGATCAAGTGCATCAGCTAATACAGGCTTTCATCCTTGATGACCTCCTCTACGAGTTGGCCCGAAGCATCCAGCATCTTCCCTTTGAGGCCAGAAAAGATACCCAGACAATATTTTCCCACCTCCTTCGTTTCCGACCACCCAATATCACCTCGACAGATCCCCCCGTCATATCTTATATTGTAAATAAACGACCGGAAATTCTTATTCAGTTATGTCACGGCTACGAAAACAGTAGAAGTTCAACGCCTTGTGGGACTATCCTGAGGGAAGCCTTAAAGTTTGAAGTGGTGACGGGGATTGTCCTATATGACCAGTCCAAAGACGAGGAACCTGCGATCAGGCTGAACGAGGTTCAACCTGGGACAGTACAAACAGGGGCAGGAGTATTTTGGAATTTCTTTCACTGGATAAACGAGAGCAGTTTTGAAGTTAGCGCCGATGCGTTTACAACTTTTCGT GAGATTTTGACGAGGCACAAAGCTTTAGTGGCTGGCTACCTTGCAACCAATTTcgatcttttcttttctacaTATAACAACGTTCTCGTCCTCTCAGATTCCTACGTGACCAAGCGTCAGAGCATCAAACTGTTAGGCGAGCTTCTCCTCGACCGAGCGAACTACGGTGTTATGACGACATACGTAGACAGCGGTGAACACCTAAAACTATGCATGAATTTGCTCAAAGACGACCGCAAAATGGTCCAGTATGAAGGTTTCCACATATTCAAG GTCTTTGTAGCAAATCCAAACAAGTCTGTTGCGGTGCAACGGATTCTGATCAACAACCGTGATCGGCTCCTTAAATTCCTCCCCAAATTCCTCGAGGACCGAACTGATGATGACCAATTTACGGATGAAAAGAGCTTTCTTGTCCGCCAGATTGAAATCCTTCCCCCGGAGCCAGTTGCGCCTCGATAG